The following coding sequences are from one Ornithodoros turicata isolate Travis chromosome 1, ASM3712646v1, whole genome shotgun sequence window:
- the LOC135389660 gene encoding uncharacterized protein LOC135389660: protein MEVVTDEISTPGKSQDCQCDHMQELLKGKEELEKSRKRLTALEEEVKSLKNEVYRAEGETALYKDHLTKSALSSSSSVCSIETFKDKGEDMMFYTGLPSYEVFKALLEYVDPWTNMSSQTIETSTNVGRPSALSIENQFLLVLMKLRLGLFEKDLAHRFQMHQSTVSRLFSSWMNLLYVKLSALPLWQSREMIDKNMPEAFKEKYPNTRVVIDATEMRCEVPSSLVLQSDTYSNYKSVNTFKGLIGVSPDGFVTFVSALYTGSISDVELVKRSGFLEMPFNEGDSVMADKGFRIRDLLSPLGVGLNIPPFLSQGHLTTSEVAETQSIASLRIHVERSIRRVKSFYIFDRAIPISLGPLVNHIWTVCVLLTNFQYPLIRGASQELPDIE, encoded by the coding sequence TGACAGATGAAATCAGCACACCAGGAAAATCTCAGGACTGCCAGTGTGATCATATGCAAGAGCTTCTTAAGGGAAAGGAAGAACTAGAAAAAAGCAGGAAAAGGCTGACTGCACTGGAAGAAGAAGTTAAAAGTCTGAAGAATGAAGTCTACAGAGCAGAAGGAGAGACAGCACTCTACAAGGACCATTTAACAAAATCTGCATTGTCATCAAGTTCCAGTGTGTGCTCCATTGAAACCTTTAAAGACAAGGGTGAAGACATGATGTTTTACACTGGGCTTCCTAGTTACGAGGTATTCAAAGCACTCCTGGAATACGTTGACCCATGGACAAACATGTCCAGCCAGACAATAGAGACATCCACAAATGTTGGCCGTCCTTCCGCCCTCTCTATTGAAAATCAGTTCCTTCTCGTTTTGATGAAATTACGGTTGGGTTTGTTTGAGAAGGACTTGGCACATAGATTTCAGATGCACCAAAGCACTGTGAGCAGGTTATTTTCCTCGTGGATGAACCTGCTGTATGTGAAACTCTCTGCACTCCCACTGTGGCAGTCTCGTGAAATGATTGACAAAAACATGCCTGAAGCTTTTAAGGAGAAATACCCAAATACAAGAGTGGTAATTGATGCAACCGAAATGAGATGTGAGGTACCAAGTTCACTAGTTCTCCAATCCGATACATATTCGAACTATAAATCTGTGAACACATTCAAAGGTTTAATTGGGGTCTCACCAGATGGCTTTGTTACCTTTGTTTCTGCACTGTACACAGGAAGTATTTCTGATGTTGAGCTGGTGAAAAGGAGTGGATTTCTAGAGATGCCGTTCAATGAAGGGGATTCAGTCATGGCTGATAAAGGTTTTCGGATTAGAGACTTGCTATCACCACTTGGTGTAGGTTTGAACATTCCCCCATTTCTGAGCCAAGGCCACTTGACTACTTCAGAGGTAGCAGAGACTCAGTCTATAGCATCACTAAGGATCCATGTTGAACGTAGTATTCGAAGAGTGAAGTCATTCTACATATTTGATAGAGCAATTCCAATATCGCTTGGACCGCTTGTCAACCACATCTGGACTGTGTGTGTCCTCTTGACAAATTTCCAGTACCCACTCATAAGAGGTGCATCACAGGAGCTTCCAGATATTGAATGA